In Elusimicrobiaceae bacterium, the following proteins share a genomic window:
- a CDS encoding CsgG/HfaB family protein, which yields MKKYLPLLLLALCAGCMPATVVNPNYDLKKVKRIGMLRFDSHYRDLQGAENIFSKYLIQQGFKIVDRSQIDKVLEEQKISVQGYISPETAKQLGRVLGVDALFIGEVFSYTPEKKDVSMVETQNIYEEPVYTTNNVRRADGSYAPEIQRSGTKVTRETRQDPHVYTIYAQVGITCKLVDVETAEIIWVGTYTDEGASAMMSVETCASYLITQLRRDWNKAISAGVATGG from the coding sequence GTGAAAAAATATTTGCCGCTTCTGTTGCTTGCGCTGTGCGCCGGGTGTATGCCGGCTACTGTCGTCAACCCGAACTATGACCTGAAAAAAGTGAAAAGGATCGGCATGCTGCGTTTTGACTCGCATTACAGGGATCTGCAGGGCGCGGAAAACATTTTTTCAAAATATCTCATACAGCAGGGGTTCAAGATAGTTGACCGGTCGCAGATAGACAAAGTGCTGGAGGAGCAGAAAATCTCGGTGCAGGGTTACATCTCGCCCGAAACGGCCAAACAGCTGGGCCGGGTGCTGGGCGTGGACGCGCTGTTTATCGGCGAGGTTTTTTCCTACACGCCGGAGAAGAAGGACGTTTCCATGGTAGAAACCCAGAACATCTACGAAGAGCCGGTTTACACCACCAACAATGTTCGCCGGGCTGACGGGTCCTATGCGCCGGAAATCCAGCGGTCCGGCACGAAAGTTACCCGCGAAACCCGGCAGGATCCTCACGTTTACACCATTTACGCGCAGGTGGGCATAACCTGCAAGCTGGTGGATGTGGAAACCGCCGAGATAATATGGGTCGGCACCTATACCGACGAAGGCGCGAGCGCGATGATGTCGGTCGAGACGTGCGCGTCCTATCTGATTACCCAGTTGCGGCGCGACTGGAACAAGGCGATCTCCGCGGGGGTGGCAACCGGTGGCTGA
- the dcd gene encoding dCTP deaminase has product MIKSDKWIRKMATEHGMIAPYCEDLVAKGKVSYGPSSYGYDIRVADEYKVFTDVFCPVIDPKNFDPRSFVDIKADSCIVPPNSFALARSVEYFKIPKDVLGLCIGKSTYARCGIVVNITPLEAGWEGYLTIEISNTTPLPAKIYSNEGIAQLLFFQSDEQCTTTYADRKGKYQSQVGVTIPRILQ; this is encoded by the coding sequence ATGATTAAATCGGACAAATGGATCAGGAAGATGGCGACGGAACACGGCATGATCGCCCCGTACTGCGAGGATCTGGTGGCGAAAGGGAAAGTGTCGTACGGCCCGTCTTCCTACGGCTACGACATCCGCGTGGCTGATGAATACAAGGTGTTCACCGACGTGTTCTGCCCGGTGATAGACCCCAAGAATTTCGACCCCAGATCGTTCGTGGACATCAAAGCCGATTCCTGCATAGTGCCGCCGAACTCGTTCGCGCTCGCGCGCTCGGTGGAATATTTCAAAATCCCGAAAGACGTGCTGGGCCTGTGCATCGGCAAAAGCACCTACGCGCGGTGCGGAATAGTGGTGAACATCACGCCGCTTGAAGCGGGCTGGGAAGGCTATCTCACTATCGAAATTTCCAACACCACGCCGCTGCCGGCGAAAATTTATTCCAACGAAGGAATCGCCCAGCTGCTGTTTTTCCAGTCGGACGAGCAGTGCACAACCACCTATGCCGACCGCAAGGGCAAATACCAGTCGCAGGTGGGCGTGACGATCCCGAGGATCCTGCAGTAG
- a CDS encoding cyclic nucleotide-binding domain-containing protein translates to MADKYQSKHPAGPVELEWIENALGVAGFDPALSALVRAMPRGIFEFRRGAEIITEGGQDREVFMLYRGRAAVYRSGPDNKERLLGTLEPGDIFGEIAFLIDVPRSASVRAETDCSAVVFEAESFGLLARDYPALLARLRKTASRRILELFRL, encoded by the coding sequence GTGGCTGATAAATACCAGTCCAAACATCCGGCCGGGCCGGTCGAGCTGGAATGGATAGAGAACGCGCTGGGAGTGGCGGGGTTCGATCCGGCGCTGTCGGCGCTGGTCAGGGCGATGCCGCGCGGCATTTTCGAATTCCGGCGCGGCGCGGAAATCATAACCGAAGGCGGGCAGGACCGCGAAGTGTTCATGCTCTACCGCGGCCGTGCGGCGGTGTACCGCAGCGGCCCGGACAATAAGGAGCGGCTGCTCGGCACACTGGAACCGGGCGATATTTTCGGCGAGATCGCTTTTCTTATTGACGTTCCGCGCTCCGCCAGCGTGCGCGCCGAAACCGATTGCTCGGCGGTTGTGTTCGAGGCCGAAAGTTTCGGCCTGCTGGCGCGGGATTATCCGGCGCTGCTCGCCAGGCTCAGGAAGACCGCTTCCAGACGGATCCTGGAGCTGTTCCGCCTGTGA
- a CDS encoding tetratricopeptide repeat protein, with product MHRLTPVLLVSLLLSAPYGLGAEQDGALQTGLAAVSAAVAKKDYPEADSLLARLTEQFPGNPQLRGLRGVVLAEMGPAYAARAAALLEPSAELFPQTAQYRAALCRAYTALGGEDELEKAVSSCKQALALEPDSVDTALLLAQAYGAQNKYRTAFKYFRRVKSARPQDFRALYGLGRGYLARNNPRKALAELTLAEHNASLPSWKATAREQAQISLAVGDAYAALGNRKAALQSYDSAAETCPVPEIAALAAERAENLPRGKQTNASLSDLDRHDRLRELQRNPKNPEEIIFTPARVVLTDRQKADFRNCVKAAARLFTAKDNSAAAEKYRACLQIQPGDANARISLAGVLLLLNRLGAAHREFERGMRLLPPDSPMIGYCRSRQGDIEMKRARPEKAAEYYRQAIAIDPTEVNALVGLGRYHEENREWNAAHDAYQAGLTLEPANAAANEGLRRVEPLLATDTEILAELKLRRALPESAVTLAPADRETFRLMHKYEAMRAIDYLERRLKFLPGNYTVTKGEKAPEFRLLLSQEGFNAYIRVVTNELLKKLESDGVRPRAIFTVTDKYAAPVFDERGLITEPGMEVFYASLISEKAYYLPQEAIPDEVLAAMSPDEVTKLQYRRKGYDEVTGPEVQWLADITRCPQDVLEEKLDLTAVAGQNDTLYFLPGRAQGTGNGMLQNLLARYREGDARLLKKAGPEVTPLQTPIPLDYEAICDSGGSVKKLKTGFDQPEETEPRTLMSPAEPQISISSEPTANELDP from the coding sequence ATGCACCGCCTGACGCCTGTTCTGCTGGTATCGCTTCTCCTGTCCGCGCCGTACGGCCTTGGCGCGGAACAGGACGGCGCGCTGCAGACGGGCCTGGCTGCCGTCAGCGCGGCCGTGGCTAAAAAAGATTATCCGGAAGCGGACAGCCTGCTGGCCCGGCTGACCGAGCAGTTCCCCGGCAATCCGCAGCTGCGCGGGCTGCGCGGCGTGGTGCTGGCCGAAATGGGCCCCGCTTACGCGGCCCGGGCCGCGGCCCTGCTGGAACCTTCGGCGGAACTGTTCCCGCAGACGGCGCAATACCGCGCCGCCCTGTGCCGCGCGTACACAGCGCTGGGCGGCGAGGATGAGCTGGAGAAAGCCGTCAGCAGCTGCAAACAGGCGCTCGCGCTGGAGCCGGACAGCGTTGACACCGCGCTCCTGCTGGCGCAGGCTTACGGCGCGCAGAACAAATACAGGACGGCGTTTAAATATTTCCGGCGGGTCAAGTCGGCCAGGCCGCAGGATTTCCGCGCGCTTTACGGGCTTGGCCGAGGCTATCTGGCGAGAAACAACCCCAGAAAAGCGCTGGCGGAGCTGACGCTGGCGGAACACAATGCGTCGCTTCCGTCATGGAAAGCGACGGCGCGGGAGCAGGCGCAGATCTCGCTGGCGGTGGGCGACGCCTATGCCGCGCTGGGCAACCGGAAAGCGGCGCTTCAATCGTACGACTCCGCCGCCGAAACCTGCCCGGTTCCCGAAATAGCCGCGCTCGCGGCGGAGCGGGCGGAAAACCTGCCGCGCGGCAAACAGACGAATGCCTCGCTTTCGGATCTTGACCGGCACGACCGGCTGCGAGAGCTTCAGCGCAACCCCAAAAACCCGGAAGAAATAATTTTCACCCCCGCGAGAGTCGTCCTTACCGACCGCCAGAAAGCGGATTTCAGGAACTGCGTAAAAGCGGCCGCGCGCCTGTTCACCGCAAAGGATAATTCCGCGGCCGCGGAAAAATATCGCGCCTGCCTGCAAATCCAGCCCGGCGACGCTAACGCCCGCATAAGCCTCGCGGGGGTTCTGCTGCTGCTGAACAGGCTGGGCGCGGCGCACCGGGAATTTGAACGCGGCATGCGGCTGCTGCCGCCCGATTCGCCCATGATCGGCTACTGCCGCTCCCGCCAGGGCGATATAGAAATGAAACGGGCGCGGCCGGAAAAAGCCGCCGAATATTACCGTCAGGCCATCGCCATTGACCCGACCGAAGTGAACGCGCTGGTCGGGCTGGGCCGCTATCATGAGGAAAACAGGGAGTGGAATGCCGCCCATGACGCTTATCAGGCCGGCCTGACGCTGGAACCAGCCAATGCCGCCGCCAATGAAGGGCTGCGGCGGGTGGAGCCGCTGCTCGCGACCGACACCGAAATCCTGGCCGAACTGAAACTGCGCCGCGCGCTGCCCGAATCCGCCGTCACGCTCGCGCCCGCCGACCGCGAAACGTTCCGCCTGATGCATAAATACGAAGCCATGCGGGCTATTGATTATCTGGAGCGCCGGCTGAAATTCCTGCCCGGAAATTATACGGTGACGAAAGGCGAGAAAGCCCCGGAGTTCCGGCTGCTGCTGTCGCAGGAAGGCTTTAACGCGTATATCAGGGTCGTCACGAATGAGCTGCTGAAAAAACTCGAGTCCGACGGGGTCAGACCGCGCGCCATTTTTACCGTGACCGACAAATACGCCGCGCCGGTTTTCGACGAACGCGGCCTGATAACCGAACCAGGCATGGAAGTTTTCTACGCCAGCCTGATCAGCGAAAAAGCCTACTACCTGCCGCAGGAGGCAATCCCTGACGAGGTGCTCGCCGCGATGTCGCCGGACGAAGTCACGAAACTGCAGTACCGGCGCAAGGGGTATGACGAAGTAACCGGGCCGGAAGTGCAATGGCTGGCCGACATAACCCGCTGCCCGCAGGATGTGCTTGAAGAAAAACTTGACCTTACCGCCGTAGCCGGCCAGAATGACACGCTGTATTTCCTGCCGGGCCGGGCGCAGGGAACCGGAAACGGAATGCTGCAAAACCTGCTGGCCCGCTACCGGGAAGGCGATGCGCGGCTGCTGAAAAAAGCCGGGCCGGAAGTTACGCCGCTGCAAACCCCGATCCCGCTTGATTATGAAGCGATCTGCGACAGCGGCGGATCCGTTAAAAAACTCAAAACCGGGTTTGACCAGCCGGAAGAAACCGAACCCCGGACTTTGATGTCGCCAGCCGAACCGCAAATTTCGATCTCCAGCGAGCCAACCGCCAATGAACTCGACCCG
- a CDS encoding squalene/phytoene synthase family protein, with product MTAKRPESGSSFRPAFLFLSTEKRDALSAVYGYCRAVDDAVDEPGGQNPRDLVRFWREETGRLYESRPTHPVTKALLEPVRQFGLKKEHLLLVLNGVALDLDVYRYETFDDLKKYMFGVASAVAHLCLSIFGYTATDRDAMCENMGYSVQLTNIIRDVASDSSRGRIYLPLEDLRRFGVSEAEVLDRQLTPNLRALLQFESARAKEYYRVTRTLIAPQDRGRLFSCSVMSAVYEAVLDKITARDYDVFHGKVKLNGLQKLKAFYAAWRVHD from the coding sequence ATGACCGCAAAACGCCCGGAATCCGGTTCCTCGTTCCGACCAGCTTTTCTGTTCCTGTCAACGGAGAAGCGGGACGCGCTGTCCGCCGTTTACGGCTACTGCCGCGCGGTGGACGACGCCGTGGATGAACCCGGCGGACAAAACCCCCGCGATCTGGTGCGGTTCTGGCGCGAGGAAACCGGCCGGCTGTACGAAAGCCGGCCCACCCATCCGGTCACGAAAGCTCTGCTGGAACCGGTAAGGCAATTCGGCCTGAAAAAAGAGCATCTGCTGCTGGTGCTCAACGGCGTGGCGCTTGATCTGGACGTATACCGCTACGAAACATTCGATGATTTGAAAAAATACATGTTCGGCGTGGCTTCGGCCGTGGCGCACCTGTGCCTGAGCATTTTCGGCTATACCGCGACCGACCGCGACGCCATGTGCGAAAACATGGGCTATTCGGTGCAGCTGACCAACATCATCCGCGACGTCGCGTCCGATTCCTCGCGCGGCCGGATCTACCTGCCGCTTGAGGACCTGCGCCGGTTCGGCGTAAGCGAAGCCGAAGTGCTCGACCGGCAGCTGACCCCGAACCTGCGCGCGCTGCTTCAATTCGAGTCGGCCCGCGCGAAAGAGTATTACCGCGTAACCCGCACGCTCATCGCGCCGCAGGACCGGGGAAGGCTGTTTTCCTGCTCGGTCATGTCGGCGGTATACGAAGCGGTGCTGGACAAGATAACGGCACGCGATTACGACGTGTTTCACGGCAAGGTGAAACTTAACGGTTTGCAAAAACTAAAGGCTTTTTACGCCGCGTGGAGGGTACATGATTAA
- a CDS encoding tetratricopeptide repeat protein, with protein MRKTLNLLVAAWLFAGLANAAAGVSDLAGEATRLSNEGKQEEAIAKFNEAIRLAPENASLYLNLGLVYQGMGRYADAVSSIEKAISLGERGVRTYATLAFGYEALAVSTQPPLSPRPYWDKARDAWTKVLSLETDPGKQHMARKHIDRIEDITK; from the coding sequence ATGAGAAAGACGCTCAATCTGCTGGTTGCGGCATGGCTGTTTGCGGGGCTGGCAAACGCCGCGGCCGGCGTAAGTGATCTGGCGGGCGAAGCGACGCGCCTGTCCAACGAGGGAAAACAGGAAGAGGCGATCGCCAAATTTAACGAAGCCATCCGGCTCGCGCCTGAAAACGCGAGCCTGTATCTTAATCTGGGGCTGGTGTATCAGGGGATGGGCCGGTACGCCGACGCGGTCAGCAGCATCGAAAAAGCTATTTCTCTCGGAGAGCGCGGCGTGCGTACTTACGCGACTCTCGCGTTCGGCTACGAGGCGCTTGCCGTTTCAACCCAGCCGCCGCTTTCGCCCCGCCCGTACTGGGACAAAGCCCGCGACGCCTGGACGAAAGTGCTCTCTCTTGAAACCGACCCGGGAAAACAGCATATGGCGCGCAAGCATATTGACCGCATAGAGGACATTACCAAGTGA